One window from the genome of Paramisgurnus dabryanus chromosome 20, PD_genome_1.1, whole genome shotgun sequence encodes:
- the kcnf1b gene encoding voltage-gated potassium channel regulatory subunit KCNF1 has protein sequence MWTLPRTRFAHCNGSSSSDEKEIAVNIGGVRLVLCGDLLNRYPESRLAELVNISTRSFDVISALCDDYDPGKREFYFDRDPDSFKCIVEVYYFGEIHMKRGICPICFIKEMEFWKIDLSYLDECCKSNLSEKEEELAEIADKVKMILDDMDCDPVVSRTERWQKFIWKLMEKPESSLPARVIAVMSFLFILVSSVVMCLGTLPDLQVEDSEGNRVEHPTLDAIETACIGWFTVEYALRFASSPNKVRFALSFMNIIDFMAILPFYVVLILTYLGTAMMELANVQQAVQALRIMRIARIFKLARHSSGLQTLTYALKRSFKELGLLLMYMGVGIFVFSALGYTMEQSHPETLFRSIPQSFWWAIITMTTVGYGDIYPKTTLGRCNAAISFLCGVIAIALPIHPIINNFVIYYNKQRVLETAAKHELELMELRALELAMKSASRRSDAPRRAWEGAMRASRSDTYIPLLSGVHRTEKEAVKKKNST, from the coding sequence ATGTGGACGTTACCGAGGACCCGGTTCGCACACTGTAACGGTTCGTCGAGCAGTGATGAGAAAGAAATTGCCGTTAATATCGGCGGCGTGCGCCTGGTGTTGTGCGGGGATCTCTTGAACCGTTATCCGGAGAGCAGGCTCGCCGAACTTGTGAACATTTCAACCCGGAGTTTTGATGTGATTTCCGCACTTTGTGATGACTACGACCCAGGGAAAAGAGAATTTTACTTCGACAGAGATCCAGACTCGTTTAAATGCATCGTTGAAGTGTACTACTTTGGTGAGATCCATATGAAGCGAGGTATTTGCCCTATTTGTTTCATCAAAGAAATGGAGTTTTGGAAGATTGACTTAAGCTATTTGGATGAATGCTGCAAGAGCAACTTGAGTGAGAAGGAGGAAGAGCTGGCAGAGATTGCTGACAAGGTGAAAATGATTTTGGATGATATGGACTGTGACCCTGTTGTGAGCCGCACGGAGAGGTGGCAGAAGTTCATCTGGAAGCTCATGGAGAAACCCGAGTCATCGCTTCCCGCGCGCGTAATTGCAGTTATGTCCTTCCTCTTCATCCTAGTGTCATCGGTCGTTATGTGTCTCGGGACATTGCCGGACCTTCAGGTGGAAGACTCAGAAGGGAATCGAGTTGAACACCCGACCCTGGACGCTATTGAAACGGCATGCATCGGCTGGTTCACGGTGGAATACGCGCTGCGCTTCGCGTCCTCCCCTAACAAGGTGCGCTTCGCTCTCTCCTTCATGAATATTATAGACTTCATGGCCATCTTGCCGTTTTACGTCGTGCTGATTCTCACATACCTGGGCACGGCCATGATGGAGCTGGCCAATGTGCAACAGGCGGTACAGGCGCTGCGCATCATGCGCATTGCGCGCATCTTCAAGCTAGCGCGCCATTCATCTGGCTTGCAAACTCTTACTTACGCACTAAAACGAAGCTTTAAGGAGTTGGGTTTGCTTCTTATGTATATGGGTGTGGGCATATTTGTGTTTTCAGCCCTCGGGTACACAATGGAGCAGAGTCACCCAGAGACGCTCTTTAGAAGCATCCCACAATCCTTCTGGTGGGCCATCATCACCATGACCACCGTCGGTTATGGGGATATATACCCAAAGACCACCCTGGGCAGGTGCAACGCGGCCATCAGCTTTCTGTGCGGTGTGATCGCCATAGCGCTGCCCATACACCCCATCATCAACAACTTTGTCATTTATTACAACAAGCAGAGAGTGCTAGAGACCGCTGCCAAGCACGAGCTTGAACTCATGGAGCTGCGCGCGCTCGAGCTCGCCATGAAGAGCGCCTCGCGCAGGTCTGACGCGCCCAGGAGAGCGTGGGAGGGTGCCATGCGCGCGTCGCGTAGCGATACATACATTCCGCTTCTTTCGGGAGTGCACAGAACTGAGAAGGAGGCCGTGAAGAAGAAAAACTCTACCTAA